In Phlebotomus papatasi isolate M1 chromosome 1, Ppap_2.1, whole genome shotgun sequence, the following proteins share a genomic window:
- the LOC129798610 gene encoding CLIP domain-containing serine protease B10-like, translated as MNWRELLLYVTLTLSLLNQTNGQTPCETPNGNIGECISIYDCPAVLRLLLNSMMTPDTIEGLRKLQCSGEPNKGVFVCCEQSRVRMSSDVRSNQIVTPSNNRGNRISPRCGYERLGKRIIGGTVSNIKESPWMALLEYERKNGTWIHACGGFLISNRYIITAAHCVVGEKLDKLGKLVNIRIREYNTSTDPDCINDGTKEICNGPVMNFGIEEIIPHEDYIPDNPFNIQNDIALIRLTGNIGDVNPICLPSPDFPGTPVGSNVTVAGWGRTLDQKRSTVKMKVSIPVVSFERCLAEYARKTNLSKDLQICAGGEFLKDSCVGDSGGPLMTKQRYGWIAEGIVSFGIGCGSEISSVYTKVSAYVPWILSNMKP; from the exons ATGAATTGGCGAGAATTACTGCTCTACGTCACGTTAACCCTGAGCTTACTGAATCAAACAAATGGACAAACACCGTGTGAAACACCAAACGGAAATATAGGTGAATGTATATCAATTTACGACTGTCCTGCAGTTCTTCGTCTACTACTCAATTCAATGATGACCCCAGATACAATAGAAGGCCTTAGGAAATTGCAATGCAGCGGCGAACCAAATAAGGgtgtttttgtttgttgcgaGCAAAGTAGAGTTCGGATGAGTTCGGACGTGCGTTCGAATCAAATTGTAACGCCAAGCAACAATCGAGGAAATAGAATCTCCCCTCGTTGCGGATATGAAAGATTAGGAAAGAGAATAATAGGAGGAACTGTATCAAATATAAAAGAATCTCCTTGGATGGCTCTTCTGGAATATGAGCGCA aaaatggcACCTGGATTCATGCATGTGGAGGGTTTCTGATCAGTAATAGATATATTATTACAGCAGCCCACTGCGTTGTAGGTGAAAAATTAGACAAATTAGGTAAATTGGTGAATATCCGGATTCGTGAGTACAATACTTCAACCGATCCGGATTGCATTAATGATGGTACTAAGGAGATTTGCAACGGTCCGGTGATGAATTTTGGCATTGAAGAAATTATTCCACATGAGGATTATATTCCGGACAATCCGTTCAATATTCAAAACGACATTGCACTCATACGTTTGACGGGGAATATTGGAGACGTGAATCCTATCTGCTTACCATCACCTGATTTTCCTGGGACACCAGTCGGAAGTAATGTCACAGTTGCTGGCTGGGGCCGAACCTTAGATCAAAAACGTAGTACTGTTAAAATGAAAGTAAGCATCCCAGTTGTTAGTTTTGAACGATGCCTTGCAGAGTATGCTAGAAAAACAAATCTTTCAAAAGACTTGCAAATCTGTGCTGGAGGTGAATTCCTAAAGGATTCTTGTGTTGGGGACTCAGGAGGACCACTAATGACAAAACAGAGATATGGCTGGATTGCTGAAGGTATTGTTTCCTTTGGAATAGGTTGTGGATCAGAAATCTCTTCAGTCTATACAAAAGTATCTGCATATGTGCCATGGATTCTTAGCAATATGAAACcctaa
- the LOC129798611 gene encoding CLIP domain-containing serine protease B9-like — protein sequence MDLPELLLYVTLTLSLMTQTNGQTSCETPNGNRGECISIHDCPALLRLLLNSMITPDTIKDLRKLQCSSGPNESSFVCCEQSKVPMSLEVLPNQIVTPSSNQGNRISNRCAFQLPIQDILGGTASPIYESPWMALLEYEQKNGTWIHACGGFLISPRYVVTAAHCVIGRKVKKIGKLVNIRIREYNTLTDPDCVNEGSKEICNDPVMNFGFEEIIPHEDYIPDNPFNAQNDIALIRLTGNIEEVIPICLAPPDFTGTPVGSNVIVAGWGRTLDQKRSTVKMQVSIPIVSFERCLAEYAGKTNLSKDLQICAGAEFLKDSCVGDSGGPLMTRLKFGWVAEGIVSFGIGCGSEISSVYTKVSAYVPWILSNMKP from the exons ATGGATTTGCCAGAATTACTGCTCTACGTCACGTTAACCCTGAGCTTAATGACCCAAACAAATGGTCAAACAtcgtgtgaaactccaaacggAAACAGAGGAGAATGTATATCAATCCACGACTGCCCTGCCCTTCTTCGTCTACTACTAAATTCAATGATCACCCCAGATACAATAAAAGATCTTAGGAAACTGCAATGCAGCAGTGGACCCAACGAGAGTTCCTTTGTTTGTTGCGAGCAAAGTAAAGTTCCGATGAGTTTGGAAGTGCTTCCGAACCAAATTGTAACGCCCAGCAGCAATCAAGGAAATAGAATATCCAACCGTTGCGCATTTCAATTACCTATACAGGATATATTAGGAGGAACCGCATCACCTATATATGAATCTCCTTGGATGGCTCTTCTGGAATATGAGCAGA agAACGGCACCTGGATTCATGCATGCGGAGGGTTTTTGATCAGTCCCAGATATGTTGTTACAGCAGCCCACTGCGTTATAGGtaggaaagtaaaaaaaataggaaaattggtCAATATTCGGATTCGTGAGTACAATACTTTAACCGATCCGGATTGCGTTAATGAGGGTTCTAAGGAGATCTGCAACGATCCGGTGATGAATTTCGGCTTTGAAGAAATTATTCCACATGAGGATTATATTCCGGACAATCCGTTCAATGCACAAAACGACATTGCACTCATACGTTTGACGGGGAATATTGAAGAAGTGATTCCTATCTGCTTGGCACCACCTGATTTTACTGGAACACCAGTCGGAAGTAATGTCATAGTTGCTGGCTGGGGCCGAACCTTAGATCAAAAACGTAGTACTGTTAAAATGCAAGTAAGCATCCCAATTGTTAGTTTTGAACGATGCCTTGCAGAGTATGCAGGAAAAACAAATCTTTCAAAAGACTTGCAAATCTGTGCTGGAGCTGAATTCTTAAAGGATTCTTGTGTTGGGGACTCGGGAGGGCCCCTAATGACAAGACTTAAATTTGGCTGGGTTGCTGAAGGTATTGTTTCCTTTGGAATAGGTTGTGGATCAGAAATCTCTTCAGTCTATACAAAAGTGTCTGCATATGTTCCATGGATTCTTAGCAATATGAaaccctaa